GGTTATTGGCAATGGTTACCGTACGCTTGCCGTTCTGCGTCAGCCGGGTTGTGATACCGTCTCGGCCCAGCGGAGCGAAGAAGTCAGGCTGAGTGCCATGATTGAGAATGTTGCAGACAGAGATATACAGGTATCTGCAATTTCACTTGCTACTTCGCTACCCGGTATAGCCAGGCTTGCTGATTCATCAGCGATACCGTTTACGCTACGTCCAAACGAACTCCGCTTTGTTGATGTAATTCTAACCGTTCAAAAAGAGGGTGAAGAACGTATTCAGCTATCTGCCATTTCGAATAGTGATTCAGCCGTTGGCGGAGTGCTGTGTGCAGTTGTCCTGTCAAGGTCCGTTGTTCCCAGCATTTCTGCAATTGCAGTAGGTGACCTTTGTATAGGCGATACGGTGTCTACAACCGTTATCCTTACAAACACCAGTGCTGTTGAATCAATTACCATAACAGATGTTACGGTCGAGAATACGCAGCAGGCGCAGGTTGACTCAGGCACGGGCTTCGTGCTATCCCCAAGATCAAGTAAGGTTCTAAGAGTAACTGTTACTGCCTCACAACCTGGAGCAATTGCTGGATCACTTGTCGTGAATTCTACACGGGGTTCAACGGCAATACCAATTCAGGGCCGGGCGATGGACGCACTTGCAGTTGTGCTTCCGTCAGCCTCAATGCAGCCCGGGGATATCAAGGTGTTGCCGGTTGAAATCAACGCCATTTCTGATACAGTAACAGAGTTTAGCATTGCTCATGCGTATGATATGCTCGCTATTACCGGTGTGAGTACGATGCAGACAGATGCCGTTGTCTCGGCCCGCAGTTCAGTGCAGCGGGAATCTGGAGGAACACGGATTCGGATTGTATGGGACTCGCCGTTGCCGATACCGGTTGCGCGGGTGGGAATACAGGTAGAAGCATTGAGGGGCTCTGACGTGGTGTCGAAACTATACTGTGAACGTTCTGCTATTGGCGAAGCATGTGTTTCATCTGACACGTCCGAAATCGCAGTAAATCCCAATTGTGGCCTGGAGAGGTCACTCGTACGCATGAGTTCAGGTGCCAACGTGCGTGTTTCACCCACTCCTGCCACCGATAACATGATCATTACAGTTTCTGCCGTTAACCGTACACCGCAGTTGTTACGGATTGTTGACGCTGATGGCATTATTCATCATTCCGTAGTAAACCCGTCGGTATCTGTTCCGATGAGCATCGGAGTATCAGACCTGCCTGCCGGCATTTACTCAGCACAACTATTTTCCGAAAAGGGGCTTGAGGATTCGTATGTATTCGTTGTACTACACTAAGGAGCACATTCAACGACTGGTGTGCTTGTGTACGTTGTTGTTTGTTGTTGTATGCGGCATGTTTGCTGCCCCACAGGAATTATTCCGAATCGGGCTTACCGGGTCAGCGGGTCTCAACATGCACAATGGAACGCTGACTACCAATGACGGTCTGTTGGAATGCGGAAAATTTACTGATGCTACAACTCCCGGGTGGACAGTAGGCAACAGCTTCTGGTATCCGTTAACGGAGAATATTGTATTTAACCCACGACTGCAATACTGGAAGGCCGACGGGGTGTTCACGGCTCCGAATGATGTACAGCCAAATGTTGCCCTACCCAACGGTACACTGGTTAGAATGAACAGTGAGTACCGTGTTTCTACATCGCTTGACTATATCAACCTGGACTTGCTTGCATTATGGTATCCAATCGAGCGGCTGTTCCTGGGATTCGGGCCACAGGTTGGGTGCAATCTTCGTGCAGCTTTTGAGCAGACAGAGACAATTCTTGAACCATCATTCCTTGAGTTTACGCAGGGAGGACGGGAACGTACATTCCTTTCTTCCAGCTTTGCTCAGAACAATACAAGTGCAAATCTGCGTATCGCTGTATCCGCTCTGGCCGGTTATGATATACCGACAACAGCAGATCTTGTAATATCACCCGAAATTGGTTATACCTACGGATTTACAAATATCCTTAATACATCTGACTGGAGCGTCCATTACCTGCATGCCGGTGTAACAGTAGCCTGGTCAGTGAAGTCCGCACCCGAGCCGCTTCCTGCTCAGCCTACACCTCCGGCTGACGCAAAACCTGTCATCGTTGCAGAGGCAGCCAGGCCGGTTCGGTCAATGTCAGTTGATGTAAGCGGGAAGATGTCGGATGGAAGCATAATACCCGGTGCCGACATCCTGATTCACGAAGAGCGTATAGGCGATGTAGCACCATTGCTGCCATTCGTGTTTTTTGATGCTGGATCTGCCAGTGTGCCGGCTCGTTACAAAGAATTTGCAGGAATGAGTTTTGATGAACGGATGCTGCAGGATAGTATTCTGGGCTTGTATCACAACCTCCTGAACATCGTGGGATCACGTTTACGCCTGTATCCAGATGCCAACCTCGTGATTCAGGGATTCTGTGAACCCCTGGATGGTGAAACCGACACAACCCTTGCATTGCAGAGAGCACGGTCCGTAAAAGATTTTCTTGCCAATTCATGGAGAATAAGCGAATCACGAATTCAAATAAAGTCCGGTACACTGCCGGCCGTGGTTTCCAATCGTGCAGCGCAGGACGGAAGGGAAGAAAACCGTCGTGCTGAACTTTCAAGTGCTGATCCCCGGATTCTGGCACCCATTCAATTGGCATTCACAAAACGGAACGTGGAACCTCGTGAACTTGTTATTAAGCCCGTGTTCTCGACTCAGGATGATATCGCAGAGAAGGAAGCTCGGCTTATCATGAACGGGAATCAGGTTGGAAGCAGTATCCCGATATCCGGTGCTGAAGCAGTGTGGACGGTGAATGCGGGCAGTTTAACAGAAGTTCTGGGTGTGAAGAACTCCGTAACAGGTGAAGTGAATGTTTCAGTTCGGTATTCTGACGGGCAGACCGATGCCAGAAGCTCACTGATGAGCGTGCGTCGTATTGTTCAAAGCCGTCGCTACTCAAATGAGCTTGTGCGCGATAGTGTGATTGAACGATTTCGGCTAATCTTTTTCGACTTTGACAAACCAGTGATAAGCAGCTTTAATAAATCGATTTTAGATCTCATTCGGAGTAGGATGCGAACTAATTCGGCTATTCGGATTACCGGTTTTACTGACAGAATGGGCAGTGTACCGTACAACACTGAACTATCGCGGCGTAGAGCCGAAGCCATCGAAGCAGATATTAAGCAACGCATTGTTCCGAATCATGTTAGCTTACAGGCTGCCGGCCCCACATTAATCTACAATAATGAGTTGCCCGAAGGCAGGTGGTACAACCGTACCGTACTCATCGAAATTGCAACCCCGGCGGAGGAATAATGAAAGCGCTGACAATAGCTTCTCTGTATGTGGTTGTTGCATGTGTGGTACTGGGCAATTCGGCCGGTGCACAAACCATGCTGGAACTTAACGATCAGTTGCCGCCGTATTTACTGAGTGCCAGACTCCTAAACAATGGACATTTTTCGATAACGACAAACTATACTACAGATACCACCAAGACACTGATATACCGGGAAGACGGTGCAGGGAATCGTCCGGTTAACTATACCTCGCACGTTCATATTAAAATTGATGATGTGGTTTACCAGCTGCCGTACGAAATTGACAGGACAACTGACCTACCGCCGCCACCCAACCCCCTTATTGTTCAGGATTTATTTCGGGATACCGTCCAGGGCAGACCAAGGATAAATACCAGACTTCTGGCAATACCATCCGCCGGCGACAGCGTGAAACTGGTTTTTACGATGGAGCCGGTGCAGCGTCCCAGTGGCGGCTTTATCCGCTTATCGGTTCGTGTTGACAATTCCGGGATTGTACCGCACTCAATAGGTGTGCTGATGCTTGTTGATACCAAGATTGGGAAGAACGACAGAGCACCAATCGGAACGGCATTCGGCTACAGCGGGATCGAATCGCAGTATCGCAGAAATACAGCACCCGGAATTCCGGAGTTTTGGATTGCACTGGAAGGAACGCCGCTGGCACCCGGCCTGACGGCGCGTGGTAACCTTCGGGCAAGTGAACTTATTGAGCCCGACCGGTTTTTGTTTGGTAACTGGGTTGACGATAACAGTACAGGTATTCCCGGGCTGTACAAAGTTATGTGGGACGAGCGGATTCCATCGGGATTAAGCTTTACTGACAGTGCAATTTTACTTCTGTGGGAGCAACAAAAGCTTGCTGCACGAACGCGAAAACTGCTCGCTGCAACCGAAATTGGTTTGGTTGATTCGCTCTCGGTTTCGTTTGGAACCGGTGGCGGTGGTGGTGGTAGTGGTGGCGGGGGCGGGGGTAGCCTTGGTGTTGCCGGACCCGGAGGGTGTATGCGTGTTGCCACCGTGATAGAGGATACCTGTGGGAAGGCCGGATATTCACCGTATGCCCCTGATACCGTTACCAGTTTATTCCTGGTTACAAACACTGGCCAGAACCTGTTAAACAATGTTAGAGTTGAGCTGGGTGCTTTGCCGGCAGGAATTAGGCCCCTTGTTCAGACAACACAGGTAATTCCGGCGGCTCTTACTGTTGATCAAACTGGTGTTGGTCTGGCCTCATTCGAAGTTGTCCCCAGATTGTATGACCAAACCTATACTATCCCGATTGCGTTTATGGCTAACGCATCAGATACGATTCTGCAAAGCACAGTGTGTGTGATCGTCCCCGGCATACTTGGAAAGATAGACGGAGCGAATACTGTTACTCTACCGGTGTGTCCGGGAAACCGTGATACGTTTGATATTCCTGTCAAACTGGATGGAATCCGGTGTCTGCCCATGTACCGTGCAACTGTGATTGCACCTTCCGGTGCTCCTGCCTCCATCGTAGGTCCATTGCCTGTACTTCCTGCCAATGGTAGTGCATCGGTACAAATTGAATCTGCACCATTATCTGAGCAGCAAACAGATGTGTATGTCCAAATTGTAGTGCGTGACTGGGAATCACTTGCCCCTGGTGATACAACCTGGGTTGAATTGATTGATACTGTAAAGGTGACAATCGTTGGTAAGCATGCAGAAGTTCAGGCGCTTACTGCCGGTGATACGTTGGTTCTGCCAAGGATCTGTGTGCGCGATACAATGGTTGATTCAATGCAAATTCAAAACGTTGGTGGGTGTGATGCCACGATTACAAATGCGCGACTAAGCAATGATGCGGGGGGCGTATTTACACTCAATACGAAAACCGTAATACCGCAAACTATTGCCCGTGGCGCCCGCGGCCAACTCTTTGTGCAGGCAAGTTCTGCAATAGCAGGTACCTTCGTAGGCGAAATCGAGTTCAGTTCACCGGCAAAACCCGTAGTGATAAGAGTCCCCGTTAAAATCGAGGTGGATAAACCGGCGTATTCCGTACAAGGTGATACCTTGTACATGGATACTATTTGTACAAACGCAACCACTGCAAAAAGTTTCGATCTCGCCAATATCACAGGCTGCGACATCCTGATCGATTCGGTTAGAATACTTGGTACCGATCCGGCAGCGATTAGTCCGCAAACATCCTTCCTGGTAGGTCCGAAATCCACGTTGAGCATTTCGGTTGCTGTAACACCGGTTGTGCAAGGGGCTTGGACGTCAACATTCAGGATATTCAGTGCCGAGGGTGGTAATCGTGACATTACGGTCGTTGGATATTCGGCTGACAAAAGCTTGAACGTAACTGACAGTATTTATATGGGACGCCAGCGAGTGTCGCAGAATATGGTGTATGTTCTTGATAGTGTTGTTATCAGCAACAACTCACAAACACCACTCACCATTACAGGTGTGCAGTACGGAGGGCAAAATCCTACCGACGCAACACTCGAGTTGCCCGGAGGCCAGCCGTGGCCGATAACGATTCTGCCTCTGCAAGGTCAAACATGCTTTGTCACCAGCCGAACACAGGGAATAGGTGAGAGACGCACCCTGGCCATACTTCAGACCCGTGAACAATTATGTGCTCCAATTCTGCCGGTTACCATTGTACAATACGGTGTTCAGCCACTACTCGACATTGAGCGACATGACATCCAAAAAGGTAGTGTGTGTTATGGAGGTGTTGCAGATACAACCGTCACGATCAGAAATCTTGGAAACGAAGCACTGAGTATCAACAAAATAACCTGTACTGGGTCAAATGCATTTACGCTACCTGAGCCCCTTCCCATACGCCTGGACAGCGGAGAAGAAAAACAGCTTGCAATTCGGCTAAGTCCAACCCGAATTGGTCCGGATGCCTGTGAATGTACGGTTCAGACAAATGCCGACTGGTTTACTGTTCAGGATACTACACTTCGGATAGGAATTGTTGGAGTAGTGTGCGGGACGCTGTGGGCTGACACTGTTGATGCCATGGTAGGCACAGTATCCGAAATACCAATTTATTTACAACCTGACGAACGAACAACGCTAACCCAGGATTCGTTGTTTGCTGTGCTGGCATCTCAGGGGACACTGACCGAGTTTGAAGTTCGTACCGACAGCAGTATGGCACGATTTACAACAGACATTCAGGGCTTAATTTCCGGAACGGTTCAGCCAGTACCCGGATCAGCGTATGTGAGCGGTGTGCCTGCTGTTACCGGAACCGTTAATGAGCTTGCACGACTCTCAGCCGACATACTTCTGGGTTCCCGGTTGCGGAGTCCGATAATCATTAAACTTAACACCATTGCCGGCGGCTACTTTGATATCCGCACTAAGGACGGACTGCTACGGGCTGACTACTGTGCATTTGACCAGAGGCGGGTTACGCCAGTACAGCAAGGTGTACAGCTATACACATACGGGGCGGACGTTAGCCTGATTGGTTTTGAGTCAGGCACGGTCTTGGTTCAGTGGCATACCCTGCAAGGTGATTTGTTGTCGTCACAGGAAATGAGTGTATCTGCAGGAGAAACAGTATCAGTACCAGTTCCCAACAATTCGCATGGTGTATTGTTTGTAACGGTTACCGGCACAAACGGAGTTGTCCAGCGGAGTGCCGTTGTACACTTGCATTAAGTTGGACGATTAAACCGTTTTTTTCGCAGACTTAGTAGGTGATGGTGATTGTACTGCGTCCTGCAGCTCGAGCAGGGGCTCGCTCTTATTATCCACAACCTGGCGGGTGATAACGCATCTGCGTACGTTTTCTACATCGGGCAGTTTATACATGATTGGATTCATGATTTCTTCCATCACGCCTCGCAAGCCGCGGGCGCCGGTGCGTCGGGCCTTTGCTTTTGCTACTATTGCTTCTAATGCATCACGTTCGAACTCCAGTTCGATTCCTTCAAGAAGCATTAACTTTTGATACTGCTTTACCAAGGCATGTTTGGGATTCGTTAAAATATCCAACATGGCAGCATCGCTCAGTGGGTCAAGAGCAGTTACAACCGGAAGCCTGCCAATAAACTCGGGTATAAAGCCAAAGCGCATCAGGTCTTCGGGCTCTACGTACCGCAATAGGAAAGCACTTTCTTCTATGGACGGAGCTGAGCCCGCCGTGAATCCGATGGAGGCCGGCCGCATTCTGCGTGCGATGATTTTATCCAGACCCTCGAACGCACCACCGCAGATAAACAGAATATTCCGTGTGTTGACATTTATCAGCGGCTGTTCCGGGTGCTTACGTCCACCCTTAGGAG
This is a stretch of genomic DNA from Ignavibacteria bacterium. It encodes these proteins:
- a CDS encoding choice-of-anchor D domain-containing protein, translating into MKALTIASLYVVVACVVLGNSAGAQTMLELNDQLPPYLLSARLLNNGHFSITTNYTTDTTKTLIYREDGAGNRPVNYTSHVHIKIDDVVYQLPYEIDRTTDLPPPPNPLIVQDLFRDTVQGRPRINTRLLAIPSAGDSVKLVFTMEPVQRPSGGFIRLSVRVDNSGIVPHSIGVLMLVDTKIGKNDRAPIGTAFGYSGIESQYRRNTAPGIPEFWIALEGTPLAPGLTARGNLRASELIEPDRFLFGNWVDDNSTGIPGLYKVMWDERIPSGLSFTDSAILLLWEQQKLAARTRKLLAATEIGLVDSLSVSFGTGGGGGGSGGGGGGSLGVAGPGGCMRVATVIEDTCGKAGYSPYAPDTVTSLFLVTNTGQNLLNNVRVELGALPAGIRPLVQTTQVIPAALTVDQTGVGLASFEVVPRLYDQTYTIPIAFMANASDTILQSTVCVIVPGILGKIDGANTVTLPVCPGNRDTFDIPVKLDGIRCLPMYRATVIAPSGAPASIVGPLPVLPANGSASVQIESAPLSEQQTDVYVQIVVRDWESLAPGDTTWVELIDTVKVTIVGKHAEVQALTAGDTLVLPRICVRDTMVDSMQIQNVGGCDATITNARLSNDAGGVFTLNTKTVIPQTIARGARGQLFVQASSAIAGTFVGEIEFSSPAKPVVIRVPVKIEVDKPAYSVQGDTLYMDTICTNATTAKSFDLANITGCDILIDSVRILGTDPAAISPQTSFLVGPKSTLSISVAVTPVVQGAWTSTFRIFSAEGGNRDITVVGYSADKSLNVTDSIYMGRQRVSQNMVYVLDSVVISNNSQTPLTITGVQYGGQNPTDATLELPGGQPWPITILPLQGQTCFVTSRTQGIGERRTLAILQTREQLCAPILPVTIVQYGVQPLLDIERHDIQKGSVCYGGVADTTVTIRNLGNEALSINKITCTGSNAFTLPEPLPIRLDSGEEKQLAIRLSPTRIGPDACECTVQTNADWFTVQDTTLRIGIVGVVCGTLWADTVDAMVGTVSEIPIYLQPDERTTLTQDSLFAVLASQGTLTEFEVRTDSSMARFTTDIQGLISGTVQPVPGSAYVSGVPAVTGTVNELARLSADILLGSRLRSPIIIKLNTIAGGYFDIRTKDGLLRADYCAFDQRRVTPVQQGVQLYTYGADVSLIGFESGTVLVQWHTLQGDLLSSQEMSVSAGETVSVPVPNNSHGVLFVTVTGTNGVVQRSAVVHLH
- a CDS encoding OmpA family protein — protein: MYSLYYTKEHIQRLVCLCTLLFVVVCGMFAAPQELFRIGLTGSAGLNMHNGTLTTNDGLLECGKFTDATTPGWTVGNSFWYPLTENIVFNPRLQYWKADGVFTAPNDVQPNVALPNGTLVRMNSEYRVSTSLDYINLDLLALWYPIERLFLGFGPQVGCNLRAAFEQTETILEPSFLEFTQGGRERTFLSSSFAQNNTSANLRIAVSALAGYDIPTTADLVISPEIGYTYGFTNILNTSDWSVHYLHAGVTVAWSVKSAPEPLPAQPTPPADAKPVIVAEAARPVRSMSVDVSGKMSDGSIIPGADILIHEERIGDVAPLLPFVFFDAGSASVPARYKEFAGMSFDERMLQDSILGLYHNLLNIVGSRLRLYPDANLVIQGFCEPLDGETDTTLALQRARSVKDFLANSWRISESRIQIKSGTLPAVVSNRAAQDGREENRRAELSSADPRILAPIQLAFTKRNVEPRELVIKPVFSTQDDIAEKEARLIMNGNQVGSSIPISGAEAVWTVNAGSLTEVLGVKNSVTGEVNVSVRYSDGQTDARSSLMSVRRIVQSRRYSNELVRDSVIERFRLIFFDFDKPVISSFNKSILDLIRSRMRTNSAIRITGFTDRMGSVPYNTELSRRRAEAIEADIKQRIVPNHVSLQAAGPTLIYNNELPEGRWYNRTVLIEIATPAEE